In the genome of Planctomyces sp. SH-PL62, the window CGGGTCCCGGATTCCTGGCTTCGCGGGTTCCTGCAGGTCCAGTCGGCCGCCGCGCTGCCGCGAGACTCGTTCTCGCTGGCGCCGATCGACCTGTACAACGCGCTTCGGCACCTGCGGCTGCACGCCGACGAGAAGGGCCGACGCCGCGGGCTGAGGGTCGAGCTGATGCCGGGTCGGGCGCCCCGGCTGGTGCTCGAGCCCTGGAACGTGGTCATCCCGACGACGGCCGGGCCGTACAAGGGGAAGTCGGCGAAGGTCGCCCGCGTCTGGGGCCGTCGCCGCCTGATGCTGCTCCAGCGGTTCCTGCCGTTCGTGGAGGAGGTCGACGTCCACCTCCTCGGCAGCGGCCTGCCGAGCTTCTGGGTCCTGCGCGGGCGGGGGATGACGCTCACGCTCGGGCTGACCGGATTCACCGCGGCGAACTGGTCGCAGGCCTTGAATTTCGACCTGCTGCTGCCCCGCAAGACGGAGCCTGGCGGCAAGTCGCTCGACGCCGTGCTGGCGCACCTGGCCGGGCGGTGGTCGGCCGGGATCGGCGAGCTGGCGAAGTCGACGAAGCTCCCCTGGCCGGCGCTCACCGAGGCGTTGCAGCTCGGCTGCCAGCAGGGCCGCATCATGTACGACGTCGCGGCCGACGTCTACCGCCTGCGTCCCTTGACCGAGGCCCCGCTGGACCTCGGCCGCCTGGAGTTCCGCGACGCCCGCGAGCGCGTGGCGCACGACCTTCTGGTGCGCCGGGGGGCGGTCGAGGTCGTCGCCGAAAATCGGCTCCCCGGCGCGGGGCTGGAGTTGACCGGCCGGGTGACGGTCCGGGAGGACGACCGGGAGTACCGCCCGAAGATGCTCCTGGCCGACGAGGGGCAGGTCACGCGCGCGGAATGCACCTGCGGGTTCTTCCGCAAGCAAGGGCTGAAGGCGGGCCCCTGCGTCCACCTCGTCGCCCTACGGCTCGCGTACGCCGCCCGCGAGGCCGACCGCGCCGCGGGCCGGACGCCGGCCGAGGCGATCACCGCCGAGACCCGCGCCTTCAGCCGTCGCGACGCGAAGGGCGAGGACGTCTACGAGGTCACGCTCGATCGCCGTCGGCTGAAGGTCCGCTGGGGCCGCGACGACGGCCCTCCCCGGCTCCAGACCCTCGCGTTCGACTCGGTCGAGGAGGCGAGGGCCGCCTACCTCGGCCGCGTCTCCGACCTCGCCGCCCGCGGCTTCCTCGACGCCTCCGCAGGATGACCCCCGACATGGCCACGCAACGTCAGACCGACCCGTCCGACCTCTGGCGCGCGATCGTCCAGGCCGGGGGGGTCCAGCCCTACATCGACGCCCAGCTCGCCGAGCGCGGCTTCCTCGTCGCCCGCCGCGAGACCGACGGCCTGTCGGATCGCGAGCTGGCCGACTACAAGAAGTCGCTGAAAGCCGAGGCGAAGGAGCGCGACCGCCTGCGGCGCGAGACCTGGGCCGCCTATCGCGCCGAGCACATCGTCCACCTCGGCGACGGCGTCTTCTGGAGCGACGAGCCCGGCCCCGACAAATGGGACCTCCCCAACGCCGAGGTGCAGGCCGCCGAGAACGAGCTCCCCCCGCTCGACTCGCCCCGACAGCTCGCCGAGGCGCTCGGCCTGACGATCCCCCAGCTCCGCTGGCTCGCGTTCCACCGCGACGCCGCCAGGCGGATCCACTACCGGCGCTTCACCATCCCCAAGCGCGACGGCACCGAACGGGCCATCTGGGCGCCGATGCCCCGATTGAAGCAGGCGCAACACTGGATCCTCCGCAACATCGCCGAGAGGCTGCCGGTGCACGGCGCGGCCCACGGCTTCCTCCCCGGACGGTCGATCCTCTCGAACGCCGCCGCCCATCACGACCCGAAGGTCGTGGTGCGGATCGACCTCAAGGACTTCTTCCCGACCGTCACCTGGCGTCGCGTGAAGGGGCTCTTCCGCAAGGCCGGATACCGCGAGCACGTCGCGACCTTGCTGGCCTTGATCTGCACGGAGTCGCCCCGCGAGGTCGTCGAGCAGGACGGCGAGACCTACTACGTGGCCCTCGGGCCGAGGTGCCTGCCGCAAGGGGCGCCGACGAGCCCGGCCGTCACGAACGCGCTCTGCCTCCGGCTCGACCGACGGCTCTCCGGCCTCGCTCGCCGTCAGGGCTGGCGCTACACCCGCTACGCCGACGACCTCACGTTCAGCCGAGCTTCGGGGTCGGACGCGCCCCCGGCGGTCGGACGGCTGCGCGGCTCGGTGCGCCGGATCGTCGAGGCGGAAGGCTTCGCGGTCCACGACAAGAAGACGGCCGTCGGGCGTCGAGGAGGGCGGCAGTCGATCACCGGCCTCGTCGTCAACGGCGACCGCCCCCCGCGCGTCGACCGGGAGTTCAAGCGGAACCTCCGCGCGGCGATCCACAACCTCGCCTCGGGCAAGGAGCCCAGGGACGCCGAGCCGCCCCAGGTCCTCGCCGGCCGTGCGGCGTACGTCGCCATGACCGACCCGGCGCTCGGCAAGGCGCTCCTGGACGAACTCTCGCGAGCCGTCGACCAGGCCGCGGCCGGCTCGCCTCCGAGGTCGTGAGCGACCGCGCAGGCCCCGTCGATCCCGGCCAGCCTCGCGATCTTGTGAGCGATTCCGGCGTGGGGATCGACCACGCCGACAACCATGTTTATGGTGGATGAAAGGCGAAACCGCCCCAGCCGTCGGCGACCGGCTGGTCGACTACGATGGTCTTGGGCGGAGTTCGGCGACGAGATGGGACGGATGCGGAAGGAGACGGTTGCGCACGTGGCTGGCGTGAGAGGGTTCTTTCGTGGCATCAGAGGGAGCGTCGTCGCCGCCGGCGTCTTGTTGGTCTGGGACGGAGCGTTTTTCGGAACGTTCCTCTTCTCGATGCTCATCTGTCCGATTTGGTTTCTCGTCAGCCTCGTGAAGAATGCGATCCAACGCCCCGGCTGGGGTCTCGCTCTTGTCAGGATCGGAATACCCGCGTTGACGTTGGGGCTTCTCAAGGCCAACGACGCCGTTCAACTCAGGGTGGCCGAGGTGAACGCTCAGCGAATCGTGGCGGCTTGCGAGGAGTATCACGACGACAACGGCAGGTTCCCCAAGAATCTCGACGAACTCGTACCGCAATACCTGAATTCCGTTCCAGCCGCCAAGTATTGCATGGGCCCGCCGGGCAGCTTTGCTTATTACAACTCTGGAACCCCCCTGCTCGTGTGGCAGGTGGTTCCGCCGTACTATCGGAAAATCTACAATTTTGATCGGCGGAGCTGGAGTTACCTCGATTAGGGCAAGCAGGGAGCCGGAGGGTCGGACCGCCCGGGATCAGCCCGAAATCGGGCGATGAGAATCATCTGCACTTTCCGGGAATTTGATAAATGGGCCAACCCTGGTCGTTCCTTGGTTGAAGGCTTGAGCCGACCTCTGATCGGTCGCCGCTCGAACGAGGCGAGCGTTGCGGGATGAGTCGGCGCGGAATCACCGCAGCAGGAACGACCGCGCCCGGCCCCGGATCGCCTTCCAGTCGGGGTGCTCCCGGAAGCCCTGATTCGTCCAGAACCCTTCCTCGAAGGCTTCTCCCCCGAGACTTCGTCGTTCGAGGATCGCGTCGACCTCTTCGACGACCTTCATCACGGCGAGATCGCGGGCGTCCGGGTACTTCGCGAGGATGCAGCCTCGGAAGTGGTCCAGGTCCTCGGCCTGATCGTCGGGGACGGATACGCCCCCACCGATCCGGGCGATGGTATTCTCGGGTGCATCGGCGAACGCGGCGAGGATCGAATACAGCTCGCGAAACCACCAGAGGTCGCAATCCTCGATCCGGCCCATGTCCGACCGCAGCTCCCGGCTCGAAGGTATCAGGTGGACGAGGACCGGCTCGCCCGGGACGATGGAGGTTACCACACCAAACCATCGACCTGAGCGGAGCCGGCCCCGATGACATCCTCGCATCCGACGCCCGCCCCCTGCCAGTGGTTCGTCCGTCTCTCCGGCCCGCTCGACCGACGGTCGGCGCCCCGGCTCGCCCTGCTGTTCGTCGGCGCGGTGCTGGCTCACGGCCGGCGGACCGTCACGACGTGGATTCGGGCCGCGGGGCTGAGCGGCCGCTTCCAGTCCTGCTACATCGCCGTCGCGGCGGCCGGGAGGGAGGCCAGCTCGATCGCCGGCCGCTTGCTGAACGAGGTCGTCGCGCCGCTCGCGACGGGGCGGGGTCGGCTGACGCTGGCGCTCGACGATACGCCGACGCGGCGCTACGGCCCGTATGTCCAGGCCGCCGGCGTGCATCACAACCCGACGCCCGGCCCGGCCGGATCGCCGCACGTCTACGGCCACGTCTTCGTGGTGCTGGCGCTGCTGGTCGAGCATCGGTCCTGGGGCGTGATCGGCCTGCCGCTGCTGTCGCGGCTGTACGTCCGGCGGGTGGACCTGCCGGCGATCGCCCCCAAGCATCGGCCCGCGTTCCGCACCAAACTGGAGATGGCCGTCGAGCTATTGCGATGGGCGAGGCCGTGGCTCGGCCTGATGAAGAGGCCGATCTGGGTCGTGGCCGACGGCGCCTACGCGAAGAAGGAGCTGCTGAAGCCGGCGAAGGCCCTGGGGATGACGGTCGTCAGCCGGCTCCGCAAGGACGCGGCGCTGCGGACCATCCCCGGCCCCAGGCCGTCGGGCAGGCGGGGTCGCCCTCGCGTCTACGGCGAGCGAGTCGTCGACCTGGCCAAGCGGGCCGGTCAGAAGCGGGGCTGGTCGCGAGGCTCCTTCGACCTCTACGACGGCGCCGAGGTTAAGCGTTACAAGACGTTCCTGGCGACGTGGCGGCCGGCCGGCGGCGTGATCCTGGTCGTGCTGGTCGACGAGCCGCACGGCTGGCGGGCCTACTTCTGCACCGACCCCGAAGCCACGGTCGCCGACGTCCTGACGACGATCGCGGATCGCTTCAGCCTGGAGGTAGCCTTCCGCGAGATCAAGGAAGTCGTCGGGGCGGGGAAGCAGCAGGTGCGGTTCATCCACGCGAGCGTCGGGGCTTTCCACGTCTGCCTCTGGACCTACACCCTGACGGAGGCCTGGGCGTGGAGACGGTCGGAGGCCGAGTTGGTGGACCGCTCCGACTCGCCGTGGGACTCGCAGCTGCGCCGACCGAGCCATGCCGACAAGCGCCGGGCCTGGCGCCGCGAGATCCTGGCCGGGGAGATTCTCGCGATCCTGCGGTCCGGCCCGACCGACGCGGAAATTCAAGCCGCCGCCGACAGGCTGCTGCGGCTCGCGGCCTGATGCTTATGCAATCTCAGAAAGTGCAGAATCATCCAAGGGCGTGTTATCATGGCATGAAAGAATCTTCCCGCACGACCGGAGCCGCCCCCCCTCCACGAGAGCAGGGGCCCTCCCGGAGTCGTTCGTCGCGACCGTCGCCGACGCATCCGAACTGTCGAGACACGATCTGCGAGACTCGTCATGCCGAAGACCTGGAACCCATCGTTTCGCACGCTTTGGGTCCTGGCGATCGGGCTCGGGGTGGTCGCGGCCTCCGACGCCCATTCGGCTCACGCCCAGGGCGTCGACTTCGTCCGCGACGTGAGGCCGATCTTCCAGAAGCGGTGCGACTCCTGCCACGGCGCCGCGAAGCAGAAGGGGGGCCTCCGCCTGGACGTCAAGTCCGAGGCCTTCAAGGGGGGCGACGCCTACGGCCCCGCCGTCATCCCGGGCGATGCGGAGGAGAGCCCACTCCTTCAGCTCGTGGAGTCCGAGGATGAAGGCGACCGCATGCCGTCGTCGGGCGACCCGCTCCCCCCCGACGAGATCGCGACGCTGAGGGCCTGGATCGAACAGGGGGCGGTCTGGCCCGACGGCGTCGACCTGGTGAAGCTGGAAGACCGTCTCGACCACTGGTCGTTCAAGCCGGTCCAGGCCCCGGCCGCCGTCGAGCGCGAGCCCGTCGCCGACGCCTCGGCCGGGAACGTGATCGACCGGATGATCCTCGCCCGGTTGCAGCAGGAAGGGCTTGAGCCGGCTCCCGAGGCCGACCGCGTCACCTGGCTCCGGCGCGTCTACTTCGACCTGATCGGGCTCCCGCCGACGCCCGAACAGGCCGCCGCCTTCCTCGGCGACGGCCGCCCCGACGCCTACGAGCGCGTCGTCGAGGACCTGCTCGCCTCGCCCCGTTACGGTGAGCGCTGGGCGCAGCACTGGCTGGACGTCGTCCGCTACGCCGACACGCACGGCTTCGAGGTGAACACGGAACGCCCCAACGCCTGGCCGTATCGCGATTACGTGATCGCATCGTTCAACGCCGACACGCCGTACGACCGATTCGTCCGCGAGCAACTCGTCGGCGATGCGATGGGCGCGGACGCCGCGACCGGCTTCCTGGTAACGGCCTCGGTCCTCCTGCCGGGCCAGATCGGCGCGGACGACATCTCGAAGCGGCTGGCGCGGCAGGACGCGATCGACGAGATCGTGGTGAACATCGGCCAGACCTTCCTCGGCCTGAGCATCGGTTGCGCCCGCTGCCACGACCACAAATTCGACCCGATCACCGCCCGCGACTATTACGCGATGCAGGCCTTCGTCGCCGGCGTGGAGTATGACGACCGCGAGATGCGGACTCCCGAATCCGTCGAACGGCGACGGCAGGTCGCGGGCCTCAAGTCGCAGGTCGCCGAACTCGACCGGACGCTCGGCCGGTTCGAGCCGCCGGCCCGGCCCGGACGGGTCCAGGCCAGGGAGCCGAGCCCGACGCTCAACGAGGAGACCTTCGCCACGGTCGAGGCCCGGTTCGTCCGCTTCACCATCCACGACGCGAACCTCCACCCGACGCTCGGCCTGATCGAGCCCTGTATCGACGAGTTGGAAGTCTTCACAGACGAGCCGACCCCGCGCAACGCGGCCCTGGCCGCCAACGGGGGCAAGGTCGCGGCCTCGGGGAGCCGGACCTCGGACATCCATCGGCTTGAGCATCTGAACGACGGCCGATTCGGCAACTCCTGGAGCTGGATGTCCGACGAGCCGGGCCGGGGGACGGTCACGGTCGAACTGGCCGAGCCGACCCCCATCAACCGGATCACCTGGAGCCGCGACCGCGAGGGGGTCCTCGGCGATCGGCTCGCCACCGCCTACACGATCGAAGCGGGCCCCTCGCTCGACGCCCTGAGCACCCTCGTCGACGCCGCCCCTTCGCGTCCCGCCGTGAAGCCGCAGGTCAACAACGACCGCTTCGCCCCGGTCGCGACCCGTCGGGTGCGGTTCACCGTCCTCGCCACGAATCAGCTCGAGCCCTGCATCGACGAACTCGAAGTCTTCGAAGTCTCCGGGCGTAACGCAGCGCTCGCCGGCGCGGGCGCGGGGGTCTCGGTCCGCTCGTCGGGAGACACCGTCGTCGCCGACCGCCATGAACTCCAATTCATCAATGATGGGCAATACGGCAACTCCCGTAGCTGGATGTCGAACGAAACCGGCAAGGGCTGGGTCGAGATCGACCTGGGGACCGAGCGGACGATCGAGCGCGTGAGCTGGGGACGCGATCGCCGGGGTGAATACGGGGATCGGCTCGCGATCGACTATCGGATCGAGGTGCAGGCCCCGGACGGGTCGTGGCGAACCGTGGCCGACGCCTCGGACCGCCGCCGTTTCGTCCCCGAGGCGCGCGAGACCGCCCCCACCTATTCCACGGCCTGGCTCGACGCGGACGACGCCCGCAAGGTCCGCGCGATCGAGGCCGACCGGAAGGCGCTCGAGGCTCGCATCACCGCCGCCGACCGTGCGGATCTCGCCTTCGCGGGCACCTTCCGCAAGCCCGACTCGATCCACCTGTTGAATCGCGGCGACCCCGAACAGCCGAGAGAGGAAGTCGTCCCGGCCCTCCTCTCCGCGCTGGGGGGGGCCGCACTCGACGGCGAGACCGCCGAGCAGGAACGTCGCCGCGTGCTGGCCGAATGGATCGCGTCGCCCGAGAATCCGCTGACCGCGCGGGTCATGGTCAACCGCATCTGGCAGGGGCATTTCGGCGCGGGATTGGTCGAGACGGCGAGCGACTTCGGAAGGATGGGGGCCAAGCCGTCCCACCCGGAACTGCTCGACTGGCTGGCCGCCGAGTTCGTCCGCTCCGGCTGGTTGGTCAAGCGGATGCATCGCCTGATCGTCCTGTCCGCCACCTACCGCCAGTCGTCCCGGTTCCATCCCGAGGCCGCCGCCCGAGACGCGGACGCGCGGCTGCTCTGGCGATTCCCGCCGCGACGGCTCGACGCCGAGACGATCCGCGACTCGATGCTGGCCGTCGCCGGCCGGCTCGATCCGAAGATGGGGGGGCCGGGGTTCGACCTGTTCGACAAGCGCGGCGGCCTGACCGGCTTCATCCCCGTCGAGTCGTTCCAGGGGGACGGCCTCCGCCGCATGATCTACGCCCACAAGGTCCGGCGGGAGCGCGACGCCGTCTTCGGCGCGTTCGACTGTCCGGACGCCGGCCAGAGCACCGCCCGCCGCCGCGAGTCGACCACCCCCATCCAGGCCCTCAACCTCTTCAACAGCCGCTTCACGCTCGACCAGGCCGAAGCCTTCGCCGCCCGCGTGGCGCGGGACCAGAACGGCGACGGCGGCGTGGACGGGCAGGTGCGACGGGCCTATCAACTGGCGCTGAGTCGCGACCCGGAGGAGGCGGAAGCCGCCGACGCCCGGGACGTCGTCGTCCGCTTCGGCGCGGCCGCGCTCTGTCGCGTGCTGCTGAACTGCAACGAATTCCTCTTCACGCCCTGAGGTGCCCCCGATGACTCGCCAATCCGAGGGCCTCTCCACGATCGGCCGGGGCTGGTTGGATCGCCGCCGGTTCCTCTCCAGCGCGGCGACGGGCCTGGGCTCGATCGCGCTGGCGAGCCTCCTGGGCCGCGATGGTTTGCTCGCCGCGGAGCCCCCCGCGATCGACCCGGGCCGCCCCTTCGCCCCAAGGCCGCCGCACTTCCCGGCGAAGGCGAAGAACGTGCTGGTCATCTTCTGCGCCGGGGCCGTCAGCCAGCTTGAGACGTGGGACTACAAGCCCGAGCTGATCAAGTACGACGGCCAGCCCTTGCCGGGCGGCCCGGCCGTCACCTTCCAGGGGCCCGCCGGGAATCTCGCCCGCCCGCAGTACGAATTCCGGCCTCGGGGCCAGACCGGCAAGATGGTCTCGGACATGCTCCCGCACCTGGCGGAACTCACCGACGACATCGCCTTCATCCATTCGCTCACCAGCAAGAGCAACACCCACGGCCCCGCCGAGAACTTCCTGTCGACCGGCTTCGTCCTCGACGGCTTCCCGAGCCTCGGCTCCTGGGCCAGCTACGCGCTCGGCAGCGAGAACCAGAACCTCCCCGCCTACGTCGCGATCCCTGACCCGCGCGGGGTGCCGCAGAACGGCTCGAACAACTGGGGCCCCGGCTTCCTCCCCGCGGCCTTCCAGGGCACGCCGCTGAGTGCCAAGGACCCGGTCCGCCACCTGTCCCCGCCCGGCGTCGGGCCCGATTCCGACCTCGCCGCGCGCGACCTCTTGCAGCGGATGAACCGCCGCCACCTGGAAGCCCATCCGGGCGACGGCAAGCTCGCCGCCCGCATCGCCAGCTACGAGCTGGCCGCGCGGATGCAGCTCAGCATCCCCCAGATCGGCGACCTCTCCACCGAGCCCGAGCACATCCTCCGCCTCTATGGGGCCGACGACACGACCAACCCCATCAAGGCCGCGTTCGCCCGCAACTGCATCATGGCCCGACGACTGATCGAGAGCGGCGTCCGCTTCGTGCAGCTCTTCAACGGCGCCTACGCCAGCGGCGGCGAGCTGAACTGGGACGGCCACAGCAAGCTCAGGGAACAGTACGACCGGCACGCCGCCATCCTCGACCAGCCCGCCGCCGGCCTCATCCGCGACCTCAGACAGCGCGGCCTGCTGGAAGAGACACTGGTGGTCTGGTGCACCGAATTCGGCCGCATGCCGATGTTCCAGAAGGGCGCGCAGGGCCGCGACCACAACCCCGACGGCTTCACCTGCTGGCTCACCGGCGCCGGCGTCAAACCGGGCATCAGCCACGGCGTCACCGACGACCTCGGCCAGCGCGCGATCCAGAACATCCACCCCCTCTACGACTTCAACGCCACGATCCTCCACCTCCTCGGCCTCGACCACGAATCCCTGACCTTCGAACACAACGGCGTCCGCCGCCGCCTCACCAACGTGGAAGGCGACGTCATCACCGAGATCCTGGCCTGACCGACTAATCGTGGGAATCAGGACGACAAGCGTGCGAGGCGAGATGGAGATCGCGACGCAAGTCGCGATGAGGCAGGAAATGGGCGATGAGGGATTCGAACCCCCGACCTCCTACGTGTAAGACACCGCAGGCCGTCGACCTTCCACCCAGTCAGTGCGTCGGCAACTCCCGATTTCACAAGGAATTGTACCTCGCCGAGCCCGCACGTCAACCCGGCCCAAACTCGCCCGGATTGGTCCAATTTCGCCGATTTTCGACGGTAATCCGGTAGTCTACCGGGATCTGGAACCATCCCTTTGGCCTCGACGATCCAACCCCGGGACTCAAAGCCTGAGCCACATGACGCCCCCAGACCTAGCGAATGTCGATCTCACGTAGGCACACGGGGTATGCTCAATTGAGGACAGGCTGTATGGTTGTTTGAATCCAATCGGTCGATCGGCCGGTTCCTGGCAGACAAACATCATCCAGAGTGGAGCGGGCTATGATTCGACGATTCCGAAGGAAGCTGCGGGAACGTCTCGGCCTAAACCAATCCTTACCTTCCATAAATGAAGATTATTTCAAATTCGGCAGCTTGATCGGCGAAAGCGACATTGAAAACATTGATATGCCACTAAACTCATACATTAATATACCCGACAATCCATCTCCATTGCTAGCAGCGCTCGACTCTCGGGGCGACGAGATCGTCCAAGCCATGATTTCCAGCTCACGAAAGATGCTCTCGAACCGAGCAGCGATTCGACGCAGGTACAGCAAGCACATCCAATCGATCTGGGGGAACTCGATAACCAGTCTAAAGATGCTCATCGCCGCATCACTTGAAACAGGCGAGCTGTTCAACAACCAGTACCAGCATCAAGCGAACGAAGACGGGGACTTACTTTTCATCGCGGTGATCCGGCTGCATGCTCGATGTTGCCTCCTCGCTCAGGAAGTGTCATGGCTTCTAGAGGGGGGGTTCCCGTCAGCAGCGATGTCTCGCTGGCGGACGCTTCACGAGGCTGCCGTGGTCTCGCTTTTCATTTCGGGCCGCGGACAAGACGTTGCGGAGCGTTACCTCCTGCACGACCATAAAGACGCTTACGACTATGCGAAGATCTTCCAGGAGCAAGCGGCTGCCCTCGGTCCGGACTACGAGCCATTATCGGCCGAAGAGATGGAGCGTCACGAAGACAGAAAACGTGATCTGTGCTCGCGATTCGGAGATTCGTACTGGAAGCAATGGGGCTGGGCGGCGAACGCCCTAAACATAAAGAATCCCCACTTCACAGCCATCGAGGCGGCGGTAGGACTGGAGTACCTTCGCCCGTTCTTTAAGATGGCCTGCCACAGCAACCACGCTGGGAGCCGGGGGATCTGGTTTGATATAGGCCTTCCTGCTCCAGACATGCCGATCATGCTGGCCGGTCCCTCCGACGCCGGGTTCTACGACCCCGGAGTAAGCACCGCCATCTCGATCACGCATGCCTCAAGGGCGATGTTGGGACTTCGAGCGAGCGAAACCGCTGTTGTGTCGAGACTGGTCATCGAGAAGTTGACGGGGCTTTGCGAAGCCGCATTCAGTGAAGCCGAAGCCTTGTATCAAGAGGAGTTCGAGAGACGTGGAGAGGAGAAGAAAGCTCCGCCTGCCTGATGGCCGTTCAGACAGCTAGCCGTCCGACGAGCATGCTAACGGCCGGGCCCGTCATCGTCGACGAGCCCGGCCGTTCGACGCTCCGTCGCGTCGGCTCCCCGTCACAGCAGCGTGGCGAGGTCGATCTCCTCCAGCTCGCGGCGAGTCTCCGGCGGCAGGGCCCGCAGCATGTCGTTCACGGTCGTGCGGCCGAGGCCGAGGACGCCGCCGATCGCCCGGCAGGGGGCGCCGGCGGCGGCGAGGCGGACCATCAGCGTCAGCCGGGTCGCCGCCACCCGTTCGGCCGGCCACCGGCCCCTCTCGCGATCGTAGGCCGCGCGGCTCGCGTCGGTGCCGTGGATTCCGAGGTAAATGTCGCGGCCGTCGATCGTGACGACGGCCTGGCCGCTCGGTT includes:
- a CDS encoding SWIM zinc finger domain-containing protein; the encoded protein is MSDDSPPPDVPSDEPAAVERTELHLAYAGASRMSTSEGSARLALAANILRSPARFDGVIHDPIRFREAMSALHAVVASDMRYQPKDRTAYLAYVRMRRESSGLDAWQAQREYFSWLLRNDPLAFVILDPVVTVHPDQVFFEVFSKDEGAYAKLGVDRECFTTEAEPTYGTTNIDFSESLYRGLQQMRSYRETRLTIGSEGVGLATQAAGQVLEKTIRVPDSWLRGFLQVQSAAALPRDSFSLAPIDLYNALRHLRLHADEKGRRRGLRVELMPGRAPRLVLEPWNVVIPTTAGPYKGKSAKVARVWGRRRLMLLQRFLPFVEEVDVHLLGSGLPSFWVLRGRGMTLTLGLTGFTAANWSQALNFDLLLPRKTEPGGKSLDAVLAHLAGRWSAGIGELAKSTKLPWPALTEALQLGCQQGRIMYDVAADVYRLRPLTEAPLDLGRLEFRDARERVAHDLLVRRGAVEVVAENRLPGAGLELTGRVTVREDDREYRPKMLLADEGQVTRAECTCGFFRKQGLKAGPCVHLVALRLAYAAREADRAAGRTPAEAITAETRAFSRRDAKGEDVYEVTLDRRRLKVRWGRDDGPPRLQTLAFDSVEEARAAYLGRVSDLAARGFLDASAG
- a CDS encoding reverse transcriptase family protein, coding for MATQRQTDPSDLWRAIVQAGGVQPYIDAQLAERGFLVARRETDGLSDRELADYKKSLKAEAKERDRLRRETWAAYRAEHIVHLGDGVFWSDEPGPDKWDLPNAEVQAAENELPPLDSPRQLAEALGLTIPQLRWLAFHRDAARRIHYRRFTIPKRDGTERAIWAPMPRLKQAQHWILRNIAERLPVHGAAHGFLPGRSILSNAAAHHDPKVVVRIDLKDFFPTVTWRRVKGLFRKAGYREHVATLLALICTESPREVVEQDGETYYVALGPRCLPQGAPTSPAVTNALCLRLDRRLSGLARRQGWRYTRYADDLTFSRASGSDAPPAVGRLRGSVRRIVEAEGFAVHDKKTAVGRRGGRQSITGLVVNGDRPPRVDREFKRNLRAAIHNLASGKEPRDAEPPQVLAGRAAYVAMTDPALGKALLDELSRAVDQAAAGSPPRS
- a CDS encoding transposase codes for the protein MTSSHPTPAPCQWFVRLSGPLDRRSAPRLALLFVGAVLAHGRRTVTTWIRAAGLSGRFQSCYIAVAAAGREASSIAGRLLNEVVAPLATGRGRLTLALDDTPTRRYGPYVQAAGVHHNPTPGPAGSPHVYGHVFVVLALLVEHRSWGVIGLPLLSRLYVRRVDLPAIAPKHRPAFRTKLEMAVELLRWARPWLGLMKRPIWVVADGAYAKKELLKPAKALGMTVVSRLRKDAALRTIPGPRPSGRRGRPRVYGERVVDLAKRAGQKRGWSRGSFDLYDGAEVKRYKTFLATWRPAGGVILVVLVDEPHGWRAYFCTDPEATVADVLTTIADRFSLEVAFREIKEVVGAGKQQVRFIHASVGAFHVCLWTYTLTEAWAWRRSEAELVDRSDSPWDSQLRRPSHADKRRAWRREILAGEILAILRSGPTDAEIQAAADRLLRLAA
- a CDS encoding DUF1553 domain-containing protein — encoded protein: MPKTWNPSFRTLWVLAIGLGVVAASDAHSAHAQGVDFVRDVRPIFQKRCDSCHGAAKQKGGLRLDVKSEAFKGGDAYGPAVIPGDAEESPLLQLVESEDEGDRMPSSGDPLPPDEIATLRAWIEQGAVWPDGVDLVKLEDRLDHWSFKPVQAPAAVEREPVADASAGNVIDRMILARLQQEGLEPAPEADRVTWLRRVYFDLIGLPPTPEQAAAFLGDGRPDAYERVVEDLLASPRYGERWAQHWLDVVRYADTHGFEVNTERPNAWPYRDYVIASFNADTPYDRFVREQLVGDAMGADAATGFLVTASVLLPGQIGADDISKRLARQDAIDEIVVNIGQTFLGLSIGCARCHDHKFDPITARDYYAMQAFVAGVEYDDREMRTPESVERRRQVAGLKSQVAELDRTLGRFEPPARPGRVQAREPSPTLNEETFATVEARFVRFTIHDANLHPTLGLIEPCIDELEVFTDEPTPRNAALAANGGKVAASGSRTSDIHRLEHLNDGRFGNSWSWMSDEPGRGTVTVELAEPTPINRITWSRDREGVLGDRLATAYTIEAGPSLDALSTLVDAAPSRPAVKPQVNNDRFAPVATRRVRFTVLATNQLEPCIDELEVFEVSGRNAALAGAGAGVSVRSSGDTVVADRHELQFINDGQYGNSRSWMSNETGKGWVEIDLGTERTIERVSWGRDRRGEYGDRLAIDYRIEVQAPDGSWRTVADASDRRRFVPEARETAPTYSTAWLDADDARKVRAIEADRKALEARITAADRADLAFAGTFRKPDSIHLLNRGDPEQPREEVVPALLSALGGAALDGETAEQERRRVLAEWIASPENPLTARVMVNRIWQGHFGAGLVETASDFGRMGAKPSHPELLDWLAAEFVRSGWLVKRMHRLIVLSATYRQSSRFHPEAAARDADARLLWRFPPRRLDAETIRDSMLAVAGRLDPKMGGPGFDLFDKRGGLTGFIPVESFQGDGLRRMIYAHKVRRERDAVFGAFDCPDAGQSTARRRESTTPIQALNLFNSRFTLDQAEAFAARVARDQNGDGGVDGQVRRAYQLALSRDPEEAEAADARDVVVRFGAAALCRVLLNCNEFLFTP
- a CDS encoding DUF1501 domain-containing protein, producing MTRQSEGLSTIGRGWLDRRRFLSSAATGLGSIALASLLGRDGLLAAEPPAIDPGRPFAPRPPHFPAKAKNVLVIFCAGAVSQLETWDYKPELIKYDGQPLPGGPAVTFQGPAGNLARPQYEFRPRGQTGKMVSDMLPHLAELTDDIAFIHSLTSKSNTHGPAENFLSTGFVLDGFPSLGSWASYALGSENQNLPAYVAIPDPRGVPQNGSNNWGPGFLPAAFQGTPLSAKDPVRHLSPPGVGPDSDLAARDLLQRMNRRHLEAHPGDGKLAARIASYELAARMQLSIPQIGDLSTEPEHILRLYGADDTTNPIKAAFARNCIMARRLIESGVRFVQLFNGAYASGGELNWDGHSKLREQYDRHAAILDQPAAGLIRDLRQRGLLEETLVVWCTEFGRMPMFQKGAQGRDHNPDGFTCWLTGAGVKPGISHGVTDDLGQRAIQNIHPLYDFNATILHLLGLDHESLTFEHNGVRRRLTNVEGDVITEILA
- a CDS encoding DUF5677 domain-containing protein is translated as MIRRFRRKLRERLGLNQSLPSINEDYFKFGSLIGESDIENIDMPLNSYINIPDNPSPLLAALDSRGDEIVQAMISSSRKMLSNRAAIRRRYSKHIQSIWGNSITSLKMLIAASLETGELFNNQYQHQANEDGDLLFIAVIRLHARCCLLAQEVSWLLEGGFPSAAMSRWRTLHEAAVVSLFISGRGQDVAERYLLHDHKDAYDYAKIFQEQAAALGPDYEPLSAEEMERHEDRKRDLCSRFGDSYWKQWGWAANALNIKNPHFTAIEAAVGLEYLRPFFKMACHSNHAGSRGIWFDIGLPAPDMPIMLAGPSDAGFYDPGVSTAISITHASRAMLGLRASETAVVSRLVIEKLTGLCEAAFSEAEALYQEEFERRGEEKKAPPA